The proteins below are encoded in one region of Scophthalmus maximus strain ysfricsl-2021 chromosome 4, ASM2237912v1, whole genome shotgun sequence:
- the LOC118302391 gene encoding gonadotropin subunit beta-1, whose translation MLAEQREGTRLRFKAATELSRRRAFSTQQRMQLVVMAAVLAMAGTGQGCSLGCKLANITLRVESCGVTEVIETTECSGLCHNQDPNYIGNGDMDEQKICNGDWSYEAKHINGCPVAARYPVASNCRCTTCDEDSTYCGRTPRYMPSCFSR comes from the exons ATGCTTGCAGAGCAACGAGAGGGAACAAGGCTGAGGTTCAAAGCAGCAACAGAGCTCTCAAG GCGTCGTGCGTTTTCTACCCAGCAGAGGATGCAGctggttgtcatggcagcagtgCTGGCAATGGCGGGGACGGGACAGGGCTGCAGCCTCGGCTGCAAACTGGCCAACATCACTCTCCGCGTGGAGAGCTGCGGCGTCACCGAGGTGATCGAGACCACCGAGTGCAGCGGACTGTGCCACAACCAG GATCCCAACTACATCGGCAATGGCGACATGGACGAACAGAAGATCTGCAACGGGGACTGGTCCTACGAGGCGAAGCACATTAACGGATGTCCGGTGGCCGCCAGGTACCCAGTGGCCTCAAACTGCAGGTGTACCACATGCGATGAAGACAGCACGTACTGCGGACGCACTCCCAGATACATGCCCAGCTGCTTTTCCCGCTAA